One window of Globicephala melas chromosome 2, mGloMel1.2, whole genome shotgun sequence genomic DNA carries:
- the SALL2 gene encoding sal-like protein 2 isoform X2, producing the protein MAHEAGRSSRLGGPCGEPAELGGDASEEDHPQVCAKCCAQFTDTAEFLAHQNACSPDPPVMVIIGGQENPNNSSTSSEPRPEGHSSPQVMEAEQSNPSDSGSSVPTDPTWGPERRGEESSGHFLVAATGTAAGGGGGLILASPKLGATPLPPESTPAPPPPPPPPPPPGVGSGHLNIPLILEELRVLQQRQIHQMQMTEQICRQVLLLGSLGQTVGTPSSPSELPGTAAVSSTKPLLPLFSPIKPVQTGKTLAPSSTSSSSGAETPKQAFFHLYHPLGSQHPFAAGGVGRSHKPTPAPSPALSGSTDQLIASPHLAFPGTTGLLAAQCLGAARGLEATASPGLLKPKNGGGELGYGELMGPLEKPGGRHKCRFCAKVFGSDSALQIHLRSHTGERPYKCNVCGNRFTTRGNLKVHFHRHREKYPHVQMNPHPVPEHLDYVITSSGLPYGMSVPPEKAEEEAAMPGGGVERKPLVASTTALSATESLTLLSTGAGTATAPALPAFNKFVLMKAVEPKSKADENTPPGSEGSAIAGVAESGTATRMQLSKLVTSLPSWALLTNHFKSTGSFPFPYVLEPLGASPSETSKLQQLVEKIDRQGAVAVASTASGASTTSAPATSSSASSGPNQCVICLRVLSCPRALRLHYGQHGGERPFKCKVCGRAFSTRGNLRAHFVGHKASPAARAQNSCPICQKKFTNAVTLQQHVRMHLGGQIPNGGTTLPEGGGAAQENGPEQSAVSGAGSFPQQPSQQPSPEEELSEEEEEDEEEEEDVTDEDSLAGRGSESGGEKAISVRGDSEEASGAEEEVGTVVAVATAGKEMDSNEKTIQQPSLPPPPPPDSLDRTQPVEQGGSDVAGGTEEGGKPERSASPVSALALEGEGSSPTLVEELSLQEAMRKEPGESSSRKACEVCGQTFPTQAALEEHQKTHPREGPLFTCVFCRQGFLERATLKKHMLLAHHQVQPFAPHGPQNIAALSLVPGCSSSITSPGLSPFPRKDDPTIP; encoded by the exons ATGGCGCACGAAGCCGGGAGGAGCTCTCGTCTCGGGGGGCCCTGCGGGGAGCCGGCGGAGCTTGGAG gtgatgctagCGAGGAGGACCACCCCCAAGTCTGTGCCAAGTGCTGCGCACAATTCACTGACACAGCTGAATTCCTCGCCCACCAGAATGCATGTTCTCCTGACCCCCCTGTAATGGTGATAATTGGGGGCCAGGAGAACCCCAACAACTCTTCGACCTCTTCTGAACCCCGGCCTGAGGGCCACAGCAGTCCCCAGGTCATGGAGGCCGAGCAGAGCAACCCGTCGGATTCCGGGTCCTCTGTACCCACAGATCCCACCTGGGGCCCAGAGCGGAGGGGAGAGGAGTCTTCGGGGCACTTTCTCGTAGCTGCCACAGGTACAgcagctgggggaggtgggggcctGATCTTGGCCAGCCCTAAGCTAGGAGCAACTCCATTACCTCCAGAATCCACTCctgcaccaccaccccctccacctcctcctccgcccCCAGGTGTAGGCAGCGGCCACTTGAACATCCCTCTGATCTTGGAAGAGCTCCGGGTACTGCAGCAGCGGCAGATCCATCAGATGCAGATGACTGAGCAAATCTGCCGGCAGGTGCTGCTGCTTGGCTCCTTAGGCCAGACAGTGGGCACCCCTTCCAGCCCCTCCGAGTTACCTGGGACAGCCGCCGTCTCCTCCACCAAGCCTTTGCTCCCCCTCTTCAGCCCCATCAAGCCTGTCCAAACTGGCAAGACACTGGCgccttcctccacctcctcttcctcaggGGCAGAAACACCCAAGCAGGCTTTCTTCCACCTTTATCATCCCCTGGGGTCACAGCACCCTTTTGCTGCCGGAGGGGTCGGGCGAAGCCACaaacccacccctgccccctccccggccctgtCAGGCAGCACAGATCAGCTGATTGCCTCGCCTCATCTGGCATTCCCAGGCACCACGGGACTACTGGCAGCACAGTGTCTTGGGGCAGCCCGGGGCCTCGAGGCTACTGCCTCCCCAGGGCTCCTGAAGCCAAAGAATGGAGGTGGTGAGCTGGGCTATGGGGAATTGATGGGTCCCTTGGAGAAGCCTGGTGGACGGCACAAATGCCGCTTCTGTGCCAAAGTATTTGGCAGTGACAGTGCCCTGCAGATCCACCTGCGTTCCCACACAGGTGAGAGGCCCTATAAGTGTAATGTCTGTGGCAACCGCTTTACCACGCGTGGCAACCTCAAAGTGCATTTCCACCGGCATCGGGAGAAGTACCCGCACGTGCAGATGAACCCTCACCCGGTACCAGAGCATCTGGACTACGTCATCACCAGCAGCGGCCTGCCCTATGGTATGTCCGTGCCACCAGAGAAGGCCGAGGAGGAGGCGGCCATGCCAGGTGGTGGTGTGGAACGCAAGCCTCTGGTGGCCTCCACCACGGCACTCAGTGCCACAGAGAGCCTGACGCTGCTCTCCACCGGGGCAGGCACAGCCACGGCTCCTGCGCTCCCTGCTTTCAATAAGTTCGTGCTCATGAAAGCGGTAGAGCCAAAGAGTAAAGCTGATGAAAACACCCCACCCGGGAGCGAGGGCTCAGCCATCGCCGGGGTGGCGGAAAGTGGCACAGCAACCCGCATGCAGCTAAGTAAGCTGGTGACTTCGCTACCCAGCTGGGCCCTGCTTACCAACCACTTTAAGTCCACTGGTAGCTTCCCCTTTCCTTATGTGCTAGAGCCCTTGGGGGCTTCGCCCTCCGAGACCTCCAAGCTGCAGCAACTGGTAGAGAAGATTGACCGTCAAGGAGCCGTGGCAGTGGCCTCTACTGCTTCGGGAGCCTCCACAACCTCTGCCCCTGCAACTTCATCCTCAGCCTCATCGGGACCTAACCAGTGTGTCATTTGCCTTCGGGTGCTGAGCTGTCCTCGAGCGCTGCGCCTGCATTACGGCCAACATGGAGGTGAGCGGCCCTTTAAATGCAAAGTGTGTGGCAGAGCTTTCTCTACCCGGGGCAACCTGCGTGCACATTTCGTGGGCCACAAGGCTAGTCCAGCTGCCCGGGCCCAGAACTCCTGCCCCATTTGCCAGAAGAAGTTCACCAATGCTGTTACTCTGCAGCAGCATGTTCGGATGCACCTGGGGGGCCAGATCCCCAACGGTGGTACCACGCTCCCTGAAGGTGGGGGAGCTGCCCAGGAGAACGGCCCTGAGCAGTCCGCAGTCTCAGGGGCGGGGAGCTTCCCCCAGCAGCCATCCCAGCAGCCATCCCCAGAAGAGGAGTTGTccgaagaggaagaagaggacgaagaagaagaggaagacgtGACTGATGAAGATTCCCTGGCAGGGAGAGGCTCCGAGAGTGGAGGTGAGAAGGCGATATCAGTGCGTGGTGATTCAGAAGAGGCCTCCggggcagaggaggaagtgggAACTGTGGTGGCAGTGGCCACAGCTGGGAAGGAGATGGACAGTAATGAGAAAACGATTCAACAGCCTtctctgccgccgccgccgccgcctgacAGCCTGGATCGAACGCAGCCAGTGGAGCAGGGCGGCAGTGATGTTGCAGGAGGCACAGAAGAGGGGGGCAAACCGGAGAGGAGCGCCAGCCCCGTGTCAGCGTTGGCCCTAGAAGGGGAAGGCAGCAGCCCCACCTTGGTGGAGGAGCTGAGCCTGCAGGAAGCGATGAGAAAGGAGCCCGGAGAGAGCAGTAGCAGAAAGGCCTGTGAGGTGTGTGGCCAGACCTTTCCCACCCAGGCAGCTCTGGAGGAGCATCAGAAGACCCACCCCAGGGAGGGGCCGCTCTTCACTTGTGTTTTCTGCAGGCAGGGCTTTCTCGAACGGGCTACCCTCAAGAAGCATATGCTGCTGGCTCACCACCAGGTACAGCCCTTTGCCCCCCACGGCCCTCAGAATATTGCTGCTCTTTCCTTGGTCCCTGGCTGCTCATCCTCCATCACTTCCCCAGGGCTCTCCCCCTTTCCCCGAAAAGATGACCCCACGATCCCATGA
- the SALL2 gene encoding sal-like protein 2 isoform X4, whose product MVIIGGQENPNNSSTSSEPRPEGHSSPQVMEAEQSNPSDSGSSVPTDPTWGPERRGEESSGHFLVAATGTAAGGGGGLILASPKLGATPLPPESTPAPPPPPPPPPPPGVGSGHLNIPLILEELRVLQQRQIHQMQMTEQICRQVLLLGSLGQTVGTPSSPSELPGTAAVSSTKPLLPLFSPIKPVQTGKTLAPSSTSSSSGAETPKQAFFHLYHPLGSQHPFAAGGVGRSHKPTPAPSPALSGSTDQLIASPHLAFPGTTGLLAAQCLGAARGLEATASPGLLKPKNGGGELGYGELMGPLEKPGGRHKCRFCAKVFGSDSALQIHLRSHTGERPYKCNVCGNRFTTRGNLKVHFHRHREKYPHVQMNPHPVPEHLDYVITSSGLPYGMSVPPEKAEEEAAMPGGGVERKPLVASTTALSATESLTLLSTGAGTATAPALPAFNKFVLMKAVEPKSKADENTPPGSEGSAIAGVAESGTATRMQLSKLVTSLPSWALLTNHFKSTGSFPFPYVLEPLGASPSETSKLQQLVEKIDRQGAVAVASTASGASTTSAPATSSSASSGPNQCVICLRVLSCPRALRLHYGQHGGERPFKCKVCGRAFSTRGNLRAHFVGHKASPAARAQNSCPICQKKFTNAVTLQQHVRMHLGGQIPNGGTTLPEGGGAAQENGPEQSAVSGAGSFPQQPSQQPSPEEELSEEEEEDEEEEEDVTDEDSLAGRGSESGGEKAISVRGDSEEASGAEEEVGTVVAVATAGKEMDSNEKTIQQPSLPPPPPPDSLDRTQPVEQGGSDVAGGTEEGGKPERSASPVSALALEGEGSSPTLVEELSLQEAMRKEPGESSSRKACEVCGQTFPTQAALEEHQKTHPREGPLFTCVFCRQGFLERATLKKHMLLAHHQVQPFAPHGPQNIAALSLVPGCSSSITSPGLSPFPRKDDPTIP is encoded by the coding sequence ATGGTGATAATTGGGGGCCAGGAGAACCCCAACAACTCTTCGACCTCTTCTGAACCCCGGCCTGAGGGCCACAGCAGTCCCCAGGTCATGGAGGCCGAGCAGAGCAACCCGTCGGATTCCGGGTCCTCTGTACCCACAGATCCCACCTGGGGCCCAGAGCGGAGGGGAGAGGAGTCTTCGGGGCACTTTCTCGTAGCTGCCACAGGTACAgcagctgggggaggtgggggcctGATCTTGGCCAGCCCTAAGCTAGGAGCAACTCCATTACCTCCAGAATCCACTCctgcaccaccaccccctccacctcctcctccgcccCCAGGTGTAGGCAGCGGCCACTTGAACATCCCTCTGATCTTGGAAGAGCTCCGGGTACTGCAGCAGCGGCAGATCCATCAGATGCAGATGACTGAGCAAATCTGCCGGCAGGTGCTGCTGCTTGGCTCCTTAGGCCAGACAGTGGGCACCCCTTCCAGCCCCTCCGAGTTACCTGGGACAGCCGCCGTCTCCTCCACCAAGCCTTTGCTCCCCCTCTTCAGCCCCATCAAGCCTGTCCAAACTGGCAAGACACTGGCgccttcctccacctcctcttcctcaggGGCAGAAACACCCAAGCAGGCTTTCTTCCACCTTTATCATCCCCTGGGGTCACAGCACCCTTTTGCTGCCGGAGGGGTCGGGCGAAGCCACaaacccacccctgccccctccccggccctgtCAGGCAGCACAGATCAGCTGATTGCCTCGCCTCATCTGGCATTCCCAGGCACCACGGGACTACTGGCAGCACAGTGTCTTGGGGCAGCCCGGGGCCTCGAGGCTACTGCCTCCCCAGGGCTCCTGAAGCCAAAGAATGGAGGTGGTGAGCTGGGCTATGGGGAATTGATGGGTCCCTTGGAGAAGCCTGGTGGACGGCACAAATGCCGCTTCTGTGCCAAAGTATTTGGCAGTGACAGTGCCCTGCAGATCCACCTGCGTTCCCACACAGGTGAGAGGCCCTATAAGTGTAATGTCTGTGGCAACCGCTTTACCACGCGTGGCAACCTCAAAGTGCATTTCCACCGGCATCGGGAGAAGTACCCGCACGTGCAGATGAACCCTCACCCGGTACCAGAGCATCTGGACTACGTCATCACCAGCAGCGGCCTGCCCTATGGTATGTCCGTGCCACCAGAGAAGGCCGAGGAGGAGGCGGCCATGCCAGGTGGTGGTGTGGAACGCAAGCCTCTGGTGGCCTCCACCACGGCACTCAGTGCCACAGAGAGCCTGACGCTGCTCTCCACCGGGGCAGGCACAGCCACGGCTCCTGCGCTCCCTGCTTTCAATAAGTTCGTGCTCATGAAAGCGGTAGAGCCAAAGAGTAAAGCTGATGAAAACACCCCACCCGGGAGCGAGGGCTCAGCCATCGCCGGGGTGGCGGAAAGTGGCACAGCAACCCGCATGCAGCTAAGTAAGCTGGTGACTTCGCTACCCAGCTGGGCCCTGCTTACCAACCACTTTAAGTCCACTGGTAGCTTCCCCTTTCCTTATGTGCTAGAGCCCTTGGGGGCTTCGCCCTCCGAGACCTCCAAGCTGCAGCAACTGGTAGAGAAGATTGACCGTCAAGGAGCCGTGGCAGTGGCCTCTACTGCTTCGGGAGCCTCCACAACCTCTGCCCCTGCAACTTCATCCTCAGCCTCATCGGGACCTAACCAGTGTGTCATTTGCCTTCGGGTGCTGAGCTGTCCTCGAGCGCTGCGCCTGCATTACGGCCAACATGGAGGTGAGCGGCCCTTTAAATGCAAAGTGTGTGGCAGAGCTTTCTCTACCCGGGGCAACCTGCGTGCACATTTCGTGGGCCACAAGGCTAGTCCAGCTGCCCGGGCCCAGAACTCCTGCCCCATTTGCCAGAAGAAGTTCACCAATGCTGTTACTCTGCAGCAGCATGTTCGGATGCACCTGGGGGGCCAGATCCCCAACGGTGGTACCACGCTCCCTGAAGGTGGGGGAGCTGCCCAGGAGAACGGCCCTGAGCAGTCCGCAGTCTCAGGGGCGGGGAGCTTCCCCCAGCAGCCATCCCAGCAGCCATCCCCAGAAGAGGAGTTGTccgaagaggaagaagaggacgaagaagaagaggaagacgtGACTGATGAAGATTCCCTGGCAGGGAGAGGCTCCGAGAGTGGAGGTGAGAAGGCGATATCAGTGCGTGGTGATTCAGAAGAGGCCTCCggggcagaggaggaagtgggAACTGTGGTGGCAGTGGCCACAGCTGGGAAGGAGATGGACAGTAATGAGAAAACGATTCAACAGCCTtctctgccgccgccgccgccgcctgacAGCCTGGATCGAACGCAGCCAGTGGAGCAGGGCGGCAGTGATGTTGCAGGAGGCACAGAAGAGGGGGGCAAACCGGAGAGGAGCGCCAGCCCCGTGTCAGCGTTGGCCCTAGAAGGGGAAGGCAGCAGCCCCACCTTGGTGGAGGAGCTGAGCCTGCAGGAAGCGATGAGAAAGGAGCCCGGAGAGAGCAGTAGCAGAAAGGCCTGTGAGGTGTGTGGCCAGACCTTTCCCACCCAGGCAGCTCTGGAGGAGCATCAGAAGACCCACCCCAGGGAGGGGCCGCTCTTCACTTGTGTTTTCTGCAGGCAGGGCTTTCTCGAACGGGCTACCCTCAAGAAGCATATGCTGCTGGCTCACCACCAGGTACAGCCCTTTGCCCCCCACGGCCCTCAGAATATTGCTGCTCTTTCCTTGGTCCCTGGCTGCTCATCCTCCATCACTTCCCCAGGGCTCTCCCCCTTTCCCCGAAAAGATGACCCCACGATCCCATGA
- the SALL2 gene encoding sal-like protein 2 isoform X5, with the protein MSRRKQRKPQQLISDCEGPSASENGDASEEDHPQVCAKCCAQFTDTAEFLAHQNACSPDPPVMVIIGGQENPNNSSTSSEPRPEGHSSPQVMEAEQSNPSDSGSSVPTDPTWGPERRGEESSGHFLVAATGTAAGGGGGLILASPKLGATPLPPESTPAPPPPPPPPPPPGVGSGHLNIPLILEELRVLQQRQIHQMQMTEQICRQVLLLGSLGQTVGTPSSPSELPGTAAVSSTKPLLPLFSPIKPVQTGKTLAPSSTSSSSGAETPKQAFFHLYHPLGSQHPFAAGGVGRSHKPTPAPSPALSGSTDQLIASPHLAFPGTTGLLAAQCLGAARGLEATASPGLLKPKNGGGELGYGELMGPLEKPGGRHKCRFCAKVFGSDSALQIHLRSHTGERPYKCNVCGNRFTTRGNLKVHFHRHREKYPHVQMNPHPVPEHLDYVITSSGLPYGMSVPPEKAEEEAAMPGGGVERKPLVASTTALSATESLTLLSTGAGTATAPALPAFNKFVLMKAVEPKSKADENTPPGSEGSAIAGVAESGTATRMQLSKLVTSLPSWALLTNHFKSTGSFPFPYVLEPLGASPSETSKLQQLVEKIDRQGAVAVASTASGASTTSAPATSSSASSGPNQCVICLRVLSCPRALRLHYGQHGGERPFKCKVCGRAFSTRGNLRAHFVGHKASPAARAQNSCPICQKKFTNAVTLQQHVRMHLGGQIPNGGTTLPEGGGAAQENGPEQSAVSGAGSFPQQPSQQPSPEEELSEEEEEDEEEEEDVTDEDSLAGRGSESGAFSAAAAAA; encoded by the exons ATGTCTCGGCGAAAGCAGCGGAAACCCCAACAGTTAATCTCGGACTGCGAAGGTCCCAGCGCGTCTGAGAACG gtgatgctagCGAGGAGGACCACCCCCAAGTCTGTGCCAAGTGCTGCGCACAATTCACTGACACAGCTGAATTCCTCGCCCACCAGAATGCATGTTCTCCTGACCCCCCTGTAATGGTGATAATTGGGGGCCAGGAGAACCCCAACAACTCTTCGACCTCTTCTGAACCCCGGCCTGAGGGCCACAGCAGTCCCCAGGTCATGGAGGCCGAGCAGAGCAACCCGTCGGATTCCGGGTCCTCTGTACCCACAGATCCCACCTGGGGCCCAGAGCGGAGGGGAGAGGAGTCTTCGGGGCACTTTCTCGTAGCTGCCACAGGTACAgcagctgggggaggtgggggcctGATCTTGGCCAGCCCTAAGCTAGGAGCAACTCCATTACCTCCAGAATCCACTCctgcaccaccaccccctccacctcctcctccgcccCCAGGTGTAGGCAGCGGCCACTTGAACATCCCTCTGATCTTGGAAGAGCTCCGGGTACTGCAGCAGCGGCAGATCCATCAGATGCAGATGACTGAGCAAATCTGCCGGCAGGTGCTGCTGCTTGGCTCCTTAGGCCAGACAGTGGGCACCCCTTCCAGCCCCTCCGAGTTACCTGGGACAGCCGCCGTCTCCTCCACCAAGCCTTTGCTCCCCCTCTTCAGCCCCATCAAGCCTGTCCAAACTGGCAAGACACTGGCgccttcctccacctcctcttcctcaggGGCAGAAACACCCAAGCAGGCTTTCTTCCACCTTTATCATCCCCTGGGGTCACAGCACCCTTTTGCTGCCGGAGGGGTCGGGCGAAGCCACaaacccacccctgccccctccccggccctgtCAGGCAGCACAGATCAGCTGATTGCCTCGCCTCATCTGGCATTCCCAGGCACCACGGGACTACTGGCAGCACAGTGTCTTGGGGCAGCCCGGGGCCTCGAGGCTACTGCCTCCCCAGGGCTCCTGAAGCCAAAGAATGGAGGTGGTGAGCTGGGCTATGGGGAATTGATGGGTCCCTTGGAGAAGCCTGGTGGACGGCACAAATGCCGCTTCTGTGCCAAAGTATTTGGCAGTGACAGTGCCCTGCAGATCCACCTGCGTTCCCACACAGGTGAGAGGCCCTATAAGTGTAATGTCTGTGGCAACCGCTTTACCACGCGTGGCAACCTCAAAGTGCATTTCCACCGGCATCGGGAGAAGTACCCGCACGTGCAGATGAACCCTCACCCGGTACCAGAGCATCTGGACTACGTCATCACCAGCAGCGGCCTGCCCTATGGTATGTCCGTGCCACCAGAGAAGGCCGAGGAGGAGGCGGCCATGCCAGGTGGTGGTGTGGAACGCAAGCCTCTGGTGGCCTCCACCACGGCACTCAGTGCCACAGAGAGCCTGACGCTGCTCTCCACCGGGGCAGGCACAGCCACGGCTCCTGCGCTCCCTGCTTTCAATAAGTTCGTGCTCATGAAAGCGGTAGAGCCAAAGAGTAAAGCTGATGAAAACACCCCACCCGGGAGCGAGGGCTCAGCCATCGCCGGGGTGGCGGAAAGTGGCACAGCAACCCGCATGCAGCTAAGTAAGCTGGTGACTTCGCTACCCAGCTGGGCCCTGCTTACCAACCACTTTAAGTCCACTGGTAGCTTCCCCTTTCCTTATGTGCTAGAGCCCTTGGGGGCTTCGCCCTCCGAGACCTCCAAGCTGCAGCAACTGGTAGAGAAGATTGACCGTCAAGGAGCCGTGGCAGTGGCCTCTACTGCTTCGGGAGCCTCCACAACCTCTGCCCCTGCAACTTCATCCTCAGCCTCATCGGGACCTAACCAGTGTGTCATTTGCCTTCGGGTGCTGAGCTGTCCTCGAGCGCTGCGCCTGCATTACGGCCAACATGGAGGTGAGCGGCCCTTTAAATGCAAAGTGTGTGGCAGAGCTTTCTCTACCCGGGGCAACCTGCGTGCACATTTCGTGGGCCACAAGGCTAGTCCAGCTGCCCGGGCCCAGAACTCCTGCCCCATTTGCCAGAAGAAGTTCACCAATGCTGTTACTCTGCAGCAGCATGTTCGGATGCACCTGGGGGGCCAGATCCCCAACGGTGGTACCACGCTCCCTGAAGGTGGGGGAGCTGCCCAGGAGAACGGCCCTGAGCAGTCCGCAGTCTCAGGGGCGGGGAGCTTCCCCCAGCAGCCATCCCAGCAGCCATCCCCAGAAGAGGAGTTGTccgaagaggaagaagaggacgaagaagaagaggaagacgtGACTGATGAAGATTCCCTGGCAGGGAGAGGCTCCGAGAGTGGAG CCTtctctgccgccgccgccgccgcctga
- the SALL2 gene encoding sal-like protein 2 isoform X3 translates to MSRRKQRKPQQLISDCEGPSASENGDASEEDHPQVCAKCCAQFTDTAEFLAHQNACSPDPPVMVIIGGQENPNNSSTSSEPRPEGHSSPQVMEAEQSNPSDSGSSVPTDPTWGPERRGEESSGHFLVAATGVGSGHLNIPLILEELRVLQQRQIHQMQMTEQICRQVLLLGSLGQTVGTPSSPSELPGTAAVSSTKPLLPLFSPIKPVQTGKTLAPSSTSSSSGAETPKQAFFHLYHPLGSQHPFAAGGVGRSHKPTPAPSPALSGSTDQLIASPHLAFPGTTGLLAAQCLGAARGLEATASPGLLKPKNGGGELGYGELMGPLEKPGGRHKCRFCAKVFGSDSALQIHLRSHTGERPYKCNVCGNRFTTRGNLKVHFHRHREKYPHVQMNPHPVPEHLDYVITSSGLPYGMSVPPEKAEEEAAMPGGGVERKPLVASTTALSATESLTLLSTGAGTATAPALPAFNKFVLMKAVEPKSKADENTPPGSEGSAIAGVAESGTATRMQLSKLVTSLPSWALLTNHFKSTGSFPFPYVLEPLGASPSETSKLQQLVEKIDRQGAVAVASTASGASTTSAPATSSSASSGPNQCVICLRVLSCPRALRLHYGQHGGERPFKCKVCGRAFSTRGNLRAHFVGHKASPAARAQNSCPICQKKFTNAVTLQQHVRMHLGGQIPNGGTTLPEGGGAAQENGPEQSAVSGAGSFPQQPSQQPSPEEELSEEEEEDEEEEEDVTDEDSLAGRGSESGGEKAISVRGDSEEASGAEEEVGTVVAVATAGKEMDSNEKTIQQPSLPPPPPPDSLDRTQPVEQGGSDVAGGTEEGGKPERSASPVSALALEGEGSSPTLVEELSLQEAMRKEPGESSSRKACEVCGQTFPTQAALEEHQKTHPREGPLFTCVFCRQGFLERATLKKHMLLAHHQVQPFAPHGPQNIAALSLVPGCSSSITSPGLSPFPRKDDPTIP, encoded by the exons ATGTCTCGGCGAAAGCAGCGGAAACCCCAACAGTTAATCTCGGACTGCGAAGGTCCCAGCGCGTCTGAGAACG gtgatgctagCGAGGAGGACCACCCCCAAGTCTGTGCCAAGTGCTGCGCACAATTCACTGACACAGCTGAATTCCTCGCCCACCAGAATGCATGTTCTCCTGACCCCCCTGTAATGGTGATAATTGGGGGCCAGGAGAACCCCAACAACTCTTCGACCTCTTCTGAACCCCGGCCTGAGGGCCACAGCAGTCCCCAGGTCATGGAGGCCGAGCAGAGCAACCCGTCGGATTCCGGGTCCTCTGTACCCACAGATCCCACCTGGGGCCCAGAGCGGAGGGGAGAGGAGTCTTCGGGGCACTTTCTCGTAGCTGCCACAG GTGTAGGCAGCGGCCACTTGAACATCCCTCTGATCTTGGAAGAGCTCCGGGTACTGCAGCAGCGGCAGATCCATCAGATGCAGATGACTGAGCAAATCTGCCGGCAGGTGCTGCTGCTTGGCTCCTTAGGCCAGACAGTGGGCACCCCTTCCAGCCCCTCCGAGTTACCTGGGACAGCCGCCGTCTCCTCCACCAAGCCTTTGCTCCCCCTCTTCAGCCCCATCAAGCCTGTCCAAACTGGCAAGACACTGGCgccttcctccacctcctcttcctcaggGGCAGAAACACCCAAGCAGGCTTTCTTCCACCTTTATCATCCCCTGGGGTCACAGCACCCTTTTGCTGCCGGAGGGGTCGGGCGAAGCCACaaacccacccctgccccctccccggccctgtCAGGCAGCACAGATCAGCTGATTGCCTCGCCTCATCTGGCATTCCCAGGCACCACGGGACTACTGGCAGCACAGTGTCTTGGGGCAGCCCGGGGCCTCGAGGCTACTGCCTCCCCAGGGCTCCTGAAGCCAAAGAATGGAGGTGGTGAGCTGGGCTATGGGGAATTGATGGGTCCCTTGGAGAAGCCTGGTGGACGGCACAAATGCCGCTTCTGTGCCAAAGTATTTGGCAGTGACAGTGCCCTGCAGATCCACCTGCGTTCCCACACAGGTGAGAGGCCCTATAAGTGTAATGTCTGTGGCAACCGCTTTACCACGCGTGGCAACCTCAAAGTGCATTTCCACCGGCATCGGGAGAAGTACCCGCACGTGCAGATGAACCCTCACCCGGTACCAGAGCATCTGGACTACGTCATCACCAGCAGCGGCCTGCCCTATGGTATGTCCGTGCCACCAGAGAAGGCCGAGGAGGAGGCGGCCATGCCAGGTGGTGGTGTGGAACGCAAGCCTCTGGTGGCCTCCACCACGGCACTCAGTGCCACAGAGAGCCTGACGCTGCTCTCCACCGGGGCAGGCACAGCCACGGCTCCTGCGCTCCCTGCTTTCAATAAGTTCGTGCTCATGAAAGCGGTAGAGCCAAAGAGTAAAGCTGATGAAAACACCCCACCCGGGAGCGAGGGCTCAGCCATCGCCGGGGTGGCGGAAAGTGGCACAGCAACCCGCATGCAGCTAAGTAAGCTGGTGACTTCGCTACCCAGCTGGGCCCTGCTTACCAACCACTTTAAGTCCACTGGTAGCTTCCCCTTTCCTTATGTGCTAGAGCCCTTGGGGGCTTCGCCCTCCGAGACCTCCAAGCTGCAGCAACTGGTAGAGAAGATTGACCGTCAAGGAGCCGTGGCAGTGGCCTCTACTGCTTCGGGAGCCTCCACAACCTCTGCCCCTGCAACTTCATCCTCAGCCTCATCGGGACCTAACCAGTGTGTCATTTGCCTTCGGGTGCTGAGCTGTCCTCGAGCGCTGCGCCTGCATTACGGCCAACATGGAGGTGAGCGGCCCTTTAAATGCAAAGTGTGTGGCAGAGCTTTCTCTACCCGGGGCAACCTGCGTGCACATTTCGTGGGCCACAAGGCTAGTCCAGCTGCCCGGGCCCAGAACTCCTGCCCCATTTGCCAGAAGAAGTTCACCAATGCTGTTACTCTGCAGCAGCATGTTCGGATGCACCTGGGGGGCCAGATCCCCAACGGTGGTACCACGCTCCCTGAAGGTGGGGGAGCTGCCCAGGAGAACGGCCCTGAGCAGTCCGCAGTCTCAGGGGCGGGGAGCTTCCCCCAGCAGCCATCCCAGCAGCCATCCCCAGAAGAGGAGTTGTccgaagaggaagaagaggacgaagaagaagaggaagacgtGACTGATGAAGATTCCCTGGCAGGGAGAGGCTCCGAGAGTGGAGGTGAGAAGGCGATATCAGTGCGTGGTGATTCAGAAGAGGCCTCCggggcagaggaggaagtgggAACTGTGGTGGCAGTGGCCACAGCTGGGAAGGAGATGGACAGTAATGAGAAAACGATTCAACAGCCTtctctgccgccgccgccgccgcctgacAGCCTGGATCGAACGCAGCCAGTGGAGCAGGGCGGCAGTGATGTTGCAGGAGGCACAGAAGAGGGGGGCAAACCGGAGAGGAGCGCCAGCCCCGTGTCAGCGTTGGCCCTAGAAGGGGAAGGCAGCAGCCCCACCTTGGTGGAGGAGCTGAGCCTGCAGGAAGCGATGAGAAAGGAGCCCGGAGAGAGCAGTAGCAGAAAGGCCTGTGAGGTGTGTGGCCAGACCTTTCCCACCCAGGCAGCTCTGGAGGAGCATCAGAAGACCCACCCCAGGGAGGGGCCGCTCTTCACTTGTGTTTTCTGCAGGCAGGGCTTTCTCGAACGGGCTACCCTCAAGAAGCATATGCTGCTGGCTCACCACCAGGTACAGCCCTTTGCCCCCCACGGCCCTCAGAATATTGCTGCTCTTTCCTTGGTCCCTGGCTGCTCATCCTCCATCACTTCCCCAGGGCTCTCCCCCTTTCCCCGAAAAGATGACCCCACGATCCCATGA